One part of the Acetoanaerobium sticklandii genome encodes these proteins:
- a CDS encoding helicase C-terminal domain-containing protein produces MPSRIEISVRSLVEFVLRSGDLGASSSFSPTRMQEGIRIHQQLQQIKGRYIEKELPLRLDIKVNDIDFRISGRADGLMLDEGFYIIDEIKSTAKSLSNCEEEEVHLAQAKFYAYIYALDNKLDNIGANVTYYSLHDEDIKTFEHEYEREELETYVTHILHSYSLFCMLLERLKDERDKSILTLEFPFDSYRKGQKKMINDVYRAISQKKRLFVKAPTGIGKTISTIYPALKSLIYEDNEKIFYLTSKTINREAASDTLMLLKDAGLSVRAIALTAKDKICPYGSCDLNACDYARGHFDRINSAIYDILETQDIITRDVILSYSESHKVCPFEFALDISLFCDVIIGDYNYAFDPAVYLKRFFAEQMGKYIFLMDESHNFIDRARDMFSASIEKTAFLDLRKLIKSAIKDHTMIPKELSDVLKSIGHINAGFLKLKPEQAKTEFSQKALPENLIKAIRGFIENSDYYFSEYPNANEEAFYQDLLSLYFEAHAFIRIAELYDERYTMIGYQYDKNLRIKLFCIDPSALVKDALSRCTSLIAFSATLIPASYYISMMGGLEDAVYLMLDSPFNPERLKVMIDSSVSTRYSHRQRSIDRVVQRIHSAVSSKNGNYIAFFPSYEYMNQIYEEFSKAYEEIECIVQERSFTELQREDFLKRFVDQNTHVMVGFAVMGGAFSEGIDLKGDRLSGAIIATVGLPGISYELDLIMEYFNNEGKNGFDYAYRYQGMNKVMQSAGRVIRTSSDKGFILLLDDRFLEASYQNLMPREWLDFERVSSPLEIKNSLEQFWQEEK; encoded by the coding sequence ATGCCTAGTAGAATTGAAATTTCTGTGCGCTCTTTGGTAGAGTTTGTGCTTAGAAGCGGAGATTTGGGAGCGAGCAGTAGCTTTTCGCCAACTAGAATGCAAGAAGGCATAAGGATACATCAACAGCTCCAGCAGATTAAGGGGAGATACATTGAAAAAGAGCTACCTCTTAGACTGGATATCAAAGTAAACGATATAGACTTTCGCATATCTGGGAGAGCTGATGGCTTGATGCTGGATGAGGGTTTTTATATCATAGATGAAATCAAAAGCACGGCTAAAAGCCTGAGCAATTGTGAAGAGGAAGAGGTTCACTTGGCTCAGGCTAAATTCTATGCCTATATTTATGCTCTAGATAACAAGCTAGATAATATAGGTGCAAATGTAACCTATTACAGCCTCCATGATGAGGATATAAAAACCTTTGAGCATGAATACGAAAGAGAAGAGCTAGAAACCTATGTGACTCATATCCTGCATAGCTATAGCTTGTTTTGCATGCTACTTGAAAGGCTAAAGGACGAAAGAGATAAAAGCATACTTACTTTAGAATTTCCTTTTGATTCATATAGAAAGGGTCAAAAGAAAATGATAAATGACGTATATAGAGCTATCAGTCAGAAAAAGAGACTGTTTGTAAAAGCACCTACAGGCATAGGAAAAACAATATCAACCATTTATCCTGCACTTAAAAGCTTAATATATGAAGACAATGAAAAGATATTTTATCTTACCTCAAAGACCATAAATCGCGAGGCGGCATCGGATACCTTGATGCTCTTAAAAGATGCAGGGCTAAGCGTAAGAGCCATAGCCCTTACTGCAAAGGACAAAATCTGTCCTTATGGAAGCTGTGATTTAAATGCCTGTGATTATGCAAGAGGGCATTTTGACAGGATAAATTCGGCTATCTATGATATTTTGGAAACTCAAGATATCATAACTAGGGATGTGATACTCAGCTACAGTGAGTCTCATAAGGTATGCCCCTTTGAATTTGCCCTTGATATCTCGCTTTTTTGCGATGTGATTATAGGGGATTACAATTATGCCTTTGATCCTGCTGTTTACCTAAAAAGATTTTTTGCCGAGCAAATGGGAAAATATATATTTCTTATGGATGAATCTCATAATTTCATAGATAGAGCTAGAGATATGTTTTCAGCTTCTATAGAAAAAACAGCCTTTCTAGACCTTAGAAAGCTTATAAAATCAGCAATTAAAGACCATACTATGATTCCTAAGGAGCTTTCTGATGTTTTAAAATCAATAGGACATATCAATGCAGGGTTTTTAAAGCTTAAGCCAGAGCAAGCGAAGACAGAGTTTTCTCAAAAAGCTTTGCCAGAGAATTTAATAAAGGCAATAAGGGGCTTTATAGAAAACTCAGATTATTATTTTAGTGAGTATCCAAATGCAAATGAAGAGGCTTTTTATCAGGATTTACTGAGTTTATATTTTGAAGCCCATGCATTTATAAGAATTGCTGAGCTTTATGATGAAAGATACACTATGATAGGATATCAGTATGATAAAAATTTGAGAATCAAGTTGTTTTGCATAGATCCTTCAGCTCTTGTAAAGGATGCACTTAGCAGATGCACTAGCCTTATTGCATTTTCTGCCACTCTTATTCCAGCATCTTACTATATAAGTATGATGGGAGGGCTAGAGGACGCAGTATATCTTATGCTAGACAGTCCCTTTAATCCTGAGAGACTAAAGGTTATGATAGATTCAAGCGTATCTACTAGGTACTCCCATAGACAGCGCTCTATTGATAGGGTAGTGCAGAGAATTCACTCAGCAGTAAGCTCTAAAAATGGGAATTACATAGCTTTTTTTCCTTCCTATGAATACATGAATCAAATTTATGAAGAGTTTTCAAAAGCCTACGAAGAGATTGAATGCATAGTTCAAGAAAGAAGCTTTACTGAGCTTCAAAGAGAAGACTTTTTAAAGCGGTTTGTAGACCAGAATACTCACGTGATGGTAGGCTTTGCAGTTATGGGAGGAGCTTTTTCTGAAGGAATAGATTTAAAAGGAGATAGACTTTCTGGAGCAATAATTGCAACTGTAGGACTACCAGGGATTTCATATGAGCTAGATTTGATTATGGAATATTTTAATAACGAAGGGAAAAATGGCTTCGATTATGCCTATAGATATCAAGGCATGAACAAAGTAATGCAAAGCGCAGGCAGAGTCATTAGGACTTCATCGGATAAAGGCTTTATACTTCTGCTTGATGATAGATTTTTAGAAGCTAGCTATCAGAATCTCATGCCTAGAGAGTGGCTGGATTTTGAAAGAGTAAGCAGTCCTTTGGAAATCAAAAATAGCTTGGAACAATTTTGGCAAGAAGAAAAGTAG
- a CDS encoding LemA family protein yields MKKGILGVIIALVVIAGLLVMPLIGSYNNLVTLSENADQQWANVETVLQRRYDLIPNLVESVKGAMAQEQEVFGQIADARAAMAGASTVDEQVEASNQLEGALGRLLVVMENYPELRSNENVTRLMDELAGTENRISVERGRYNETVADYNRKIKRFPTVIIAGMMGFDERAYFEAADGAETAPKVDLTNP; encoded by the coding sequence ATGAAAAAAGGTATATTAGGAGTAATTATTGCTCTAGTTGTGATAGCGGGGCTTTTAGTAATGCCACTGATTGGCTCATACAACAATCTTGTGACTCTCTCAGAAAACGCTGATCAGCAATGGGCTAATGTGGAGACTGTGCTTCAAAGACGTTATGATTTGATTCCAAATCTAGTAGAATCTGTAAAGGGAGCTATGGCCCAAGAGCAAGAGGTGTTTGGACAAATAGCTGATGCAAGAGCTGCTATGGCTGGAGCATCTACTGTAGATGAGCAAGTAGAAGCCTCAAATCAGCTTGAAGGAGCCTTAGGAAGATTGTTAGTAGTTATGGAAAACTATCCTGAGCTTCGTTCTAACGAAAACGTTACTAGACTTATGGATGAGCTTGCAGGCACTGAAAATCGTATCAGTGTAGAAAGAGGAAGGTATAACGAAACAGTTGCTGACTACAACAGAAAAATCAAAAGATTTCCAACTGTAATAATAGCTGGAATGATGGGCTTTGACGAGCGTGCATACTTTGAAGCAGCTGATGGAGCGGAAACAGCACCAAAAGTTGATTTAACTAATCCATAA
- a CDS encoding TPM domain-containing protein — protein MNEIDYRAIYKSDLYKKLVLRLLSLTAAILLVFTSTSYAQMPSPTTEFYHADYAGLLSEDVKTFIRSVNLNYEALEEKPQVVVATVPDMGGLDIETYAVELFEKWKIGDSKLDNGVLIVLALEERKIRIEVGYGLEGAITDGTVGQILDRATPFLSEGDYNKGLLQIFYDVTDRVNLEYGYDSEKIYTNIVERPIAEPMSDDDDSSFLSTGIILFILFLIIVGNGGGRGGRRRSYRNSSPFGGGGFGGFPGGFGGGGSGGGFGGGSFGGGGSSGGGGGSRGF, from the coding sequence TTGAATGAAATTGATTATAGAGCCATATATAAAAGTGATTTGTATAAAAAATTAGTATTAAGACTTCTAAGCCTGACAGCTGCTATACTTTTAGTTTTTACTAGTACTAGCTATGCTCAGATGCCCTCCCCTACTACAGAGTTTTATCATGCAGACTATGCAGGGTTATTAAGTGAGGATGTAAAAACCTTCATACGCTCAGTGAATTTAAACTATGAAGCACTGGAAGAAAAGCCTCAGGTAGTAGTAGCTACAGTCCCTGACATGGGAGGCCTAGATATAGAAACCTATGCTGTAGAGCTATTTGAAAAATGGAAAATAGGAGATTCCAAGCTCGATAACGGAGTCCTTATTGTTCTGGCTTTAGAAGAAAGAAAGATAAGAATCGAAGTAGGCTATGGACTAGAGGGCGCTATAACCGATGGAACCGTCGGGCAGATACTAGATAGAGCCACTCCATTTTTATCAGAGGGTGACTACAACAAAGGACTCCTTCAAATATTTTACGATGTAACTGATAGAGTCAATCTAGAATACGGATATGACAGCGAAAAAATATACACAAATATCGTCGAAAGACCAATAGCCGAGCCTATGTCAGATGATGATGACAGCAGTTTTTTATCTACTGGGATAATCCTTTTCATTCTCTTTTTAATTATAGTCGGTAACGGAGGCGGAAGAGGTGGAAGACGCAGATCCTACAGAAACTCAAGCCCATTTGGTGGTGGAGGTTTTGGAGGCTTTCCTGGTGGTTTTGGAGGAGGCGGCTCTGGCGGTGGTTTTGGTGGCGGAAGCTTCGGTGGTGGTGGAAGCTCCGGCGGCGGCGGAGGAAGCAGAGGTTTTTAA
- a CDS encoding ATP-dependent metallopeptidase FtsH/Yme1/Tma family protein yields the protein MSRKEKLEKIKKKLTKRRISFIIIVMFMVYSLAMYGNIQLQKDKKDEVSYIPYTQFQQMIEKNQVEYVFLSSNNSNMQFLPTLEYLNSQKITPDEDYELLLEDLDKTKETSVDAKILPKDGKFKFITENPAYPEFRSELLAKGIRVFSFNPPNDLVYFLLSTFQIMLPVALIMGFLVFYQRGMDPKENEITTKVPDTNFSNIAGYSSLKNDSKYILDFLENPKKYNDIGARLPNGVIFYGPPGTGKTLMAKAIAGEAGVPFFKVNGSDFVELYVGLGARRVRKLYKTARKNAPCIVFIDEIDSVGGARGQNRGTSEDDKTLTALLNELDGFSGNEAVITIAATNRLQDLDPALTRPGRFDRQLAVPLPDRNERMSILELYVKSKKISESVIIENLAKKTIGFSPSELENLMNEAAIKAVINGHEVIEQTDIDEAYLRILIKGDKKDKPLESDSQRKIVAYHEAGHAIVGHLLGQPVLEVSIIPTTSGAGGYTLNEPKEGLASKADMKNRVKMLYGGRAAETIIAKSEDDITTGAVNDIEQATMIISSIIKSWGMHDSVINLDVLGMSRPNDDYIKDAKALAEELFNETKQMLTKNREKLDLIAETLLEVSIIDGEHFIKIMHENKIEHEKITIEEETIESNISEA from the coding sequence ATGAGTAGAAAAGAAAAGCTTGAAAAAATTAAGAAAAAGCTTACCAAACGAAGAATTTCTTTCATAATAATAGTTATGTTTATGGTTTACAGCTTGGCAATGTACGGCAATATTCAGCTTCAAAAAGATAAAAAGGATGAGGTTTCATATATTCCTTACACTCAGTTCCAGCAGATGATTGAAAAAAATCAAGTAGAATATGTATTTTTAAGCTCAAATAACAGCAATATGCAATTCCTCCCTACTTTAGAATATCTAAATTCTCAAAAGATAACTCCTGATGAGGATTACGAACTTCTGCTTGAGGACCTTGATAAAACCAAAGAAACTTCTGTGGATGCTAAAATACTCCCTAAAGATGGGAAATTTAAGTTCATAACAGAAAATCCTGCCTATCCAGAATTTCGCTCAGAGCTTCTTGCAAAGGGAATAAGAGTATTTAGCTTTAATCCTCCAAATGATTTGGTTTATTTTCTTTTATCCACCTTCCAGATTATGCTCCCAGTGGCTTTAATCATGGGCTTTTTAGTATTTTATCAGCGAGGCATGGACCCAAAAGAAAATGAAATCACAACCAAGGTGCCTGATACTAATTTTAGCAATATAGCAGGCTATAGCTCACTTAAAAACGATTCAAAATACATTTTGGACTTCTTAGAAAATCCAAAAAAATATAACGATATAGGGGCGCGGCTTCCTAATGGTGTAATATTTTACGGTCCTCCCGGTACAGGTAAAACTTTAATGGCAAAAGCCATAGCCGGAGAAGCTGGAGTTCCATTTTTCAAGGTTAACGGTTCAGACTTTGTGGAGCTATACGTAGGTCTGGGTGCTCGAAGAGTTAGAAAGCTTTACAAGACAGCTAGAAAAAATGCTCCCTGCATAGTATTTATAGACGAGATAGACTCAGTCGGTGGTGCTAGAGGTCAAAACAGAGGAACCTCTGAGGATGACAAAACTCTAACCGCACTGCTAAATGAGCTCGACGGTTTTAGTGGCAATGAAGCTGTAATTACTATAGCCGCTACTAATAGGCTTCAAGATTTAGACCCCGCACTTACTCGTCCAGGTAGATTTGACAGACAGCTTGCTGTTCCTCTTCCTGATAGAAATGAGCGTATGAGCATACTTGAGCTTTATGTAAAAAGTAAAAAAATATCTGAAAGTGTAATAATAGAAAACCTCGCAAAAAAAACCATAGGCTTTAGTCCTTCTGAGCTTGAAAATCTCATGAATGAGGCCGCTATAAAGGCTGTAATTAACGGTCATGAGGTAATAGAGCAAACTGATATCGATGAAGCCTACCTTAGAATCCTAATCAAGGGAGATAAAAAAGACAAGCCTTTGGAATCAGATAGCCAGCGTAAAATCGTAGCCTATCATGAGGCAGGTCATGCTATAGTTGGTCACCTTCTAGGACAGCCTGTACTAGAAGTCAGCATCATCCCTACTACTTCAGGAGCTGGAGGCTATACTCTAAATGAACCTAAAGAAGGCCTAGCTAGCAAAGCCGATATGAAAAATAGAGTAAAGATGCTCTATGGTGGAAGAGCTGCAGAGACTATCATTGCTAAGAGCGAAGACGATATAACAACTGGAGCAGTAAACGACATCGAGCAAGCCACTATGATTATATCCTCTATAATTAAATCTTGGGGAATGCACGATAGCGTTATAAATCTAGATGTGCTAGGCATGTCTAGACCAAACGATGACTATATAAAGGACGCTAAAGCCTTAGCCGAAGAGTTATTTAACGAAACTAAGCAGATGCTCACTAAAAACAGAGAGAAGCTTGACCTTATAGCAGAAACTCTCCTTGAGGTGTCAATAATAGATGGGGAGCACTTTATTAAAATAATGCACGAGAATAAAATAGAACATGAAAAAATCACAATAGAAGAAGAGACAATTGAATCTAATATCTCAGAAGCTTAA
- a CDS encoding prepilin peptidase, translating to MGILVFLYGLIFGSFYNVVIYRIPADKSIAKGRSMCGSCNHTLAAKDLVPVLSWVFLKAKCRYCGSKISMRYPIIELVTGLLFYIAYASSGSIWEFLFYVSLWSMLLITAMIDYDEMIISDAVLLVFTVVGLVSILGMKAGLLTRVYGLAFGFGFYFAIYYVAKLIYKKEAFGFGDVMLMGALGIFMGFRDTVLTSILSFYVALIIIVIMKIFGKKTGLRQEIPFGPYICIAAFLVSLYGDEIVNLYLNLFM from the coding sequence ATGGGTATATTGGTGTTTTTATATGGACTGATATTTGGGAGCTTTTATAATGTTGTGATATATAGGATACCTGCAGACAAAAGCATAGCAAAAGGCAGGTCGATGTGTGGTAGCTGCAACCATACATTAGCTGCAAAGGATTTGGTTCCTGTACTTAGCTGGGTATTTTTAAAAGCAAAATGTCGCTACTGCGGTTCAAAGATATCTATGAGATATCCTATAATAGAGCTAGTTACAGGACTATTATTTTATATTGCCTATGCCAGCTCAGGCTCTATATGGGAGTTTTTATTTTATGTCAGCCTTTGGTCCATGCTACTTATTACAGCAATGATAGATTACGATGAAATGATAATATCTGATGCGGTACTTCTTGTATTTACGGTAGTAGGATTAGTTTCGATTTTAGGAATGAAAGCAGGATTACTCACTAGAGTCTATGGACTTGCCTTTGGATTTGGCTTTTACTTTGCAATTTATTATGTAGCAAAGCTGATTTATAAAAAGGAGGCCTTTGGCTTTGGGGATGTCATGCTTATGGGAGCACTAGGCATATTTATGGGATTTAGAGATACTGTTTTAACGAGTATACTTAGCTTTTATGTAGCTCTTATCATAATAGTAATAATGAAAATATTTGGAAAGAAAACAGGGCTTAGGCAGGAGATTCCTTTTGGACCATATATATGTATAGCTGCGTTCTTAGTTTCGCTTTATGGGGATGAGATAGTAAATCTTTATCTCAATTTGTTTATGTAG
- a CDS encoding metallophosphoesterase, with translation MKKKKRLYPLLSLMLLLPFLLYHGNNALDITTFEIPYDELSGLRILHLSDLHNKSFGKNQEKIIEKINEIKPDLIVFTGDLVDGRRKGHQNALTLMDALSKNYTVYRVNGNHDFGDNGYALKSKLDELHIVTLENACDTYYYNDIPVQIKGVDDPISYDRASRETEFKNSLEILDDMVYNILLSHRPEHFNDYVESGYDLVLTGHAHGGQLRLPMLGGVIAPHQGILPAYDAGAYTSGPTTMIVSRGLGNSLFPFRMFNNPELVVIDFK, from the coding sequence ATGAAAAAGAAAAAAAGGCTATACCCCTTACTTTCATTGATGCTATTATTGCCTTTTCTACTTTATCATGGTAATAATGCCCTTGATATAACTACATTTGAAATACCCTATGATGAGTTATCAGGGCTTAGGATACTTCATCTTAGTGATTTGCACAATAAAAGCTTTGGAAAAAATCAAGAAAAAATTATTGAAAAAATAAATGAGATTAAACCAGATTTGATAGTATTTACAGGAGATTTAGTAGACGGCAGAAGAAAAGGCCATCAAAACGCCCTCACTCTTATGGATGCATTATCCAAAAACTATACTGTCTATAGAGTAAATGGAAACCATGATTTTGGTGATAACGGCTATGCTTTAAAGTCAAAGCTCGATGAGCTTCATATCGTCACACTAGAAAATGCTTGCGATACCTACTATTATAACGATATCCCTGTTCAGATAAAAGGAGTGGACGACCCTATATCCTATGACAGAGCAAGCAGAGAAACAGAATTTAAAAACAGCTTGGAAATCCTAGATGACATGGTATACAACATCTTGCTATCTCATAGACCTGAACATTTTAATGACTACGTAGAATCTGGCTATGACCTAGTTTTAACTGGACATGCCCACGGCGGTCAGCTAAGACTCCCTATGCTAGGTGGTGTAATAGCTCCACATCAAGGCATCCTGCCTGCTTACGATGCAGGTGCTTATACCTCAGGGCCAACTACAATGATAGTCAGTAGAGGACTTGGAAACAGTTTGTTTCCTTTTAGAATGTTCAACAATCCAGAGCTTGTAGTTATAGATTTTAAATAA